A region of the Polaromonas naphthalenivorans CJ2 genome:
CGATCCGCAGGGCGTCGAAACCTTCCGGCAAGGCCTGCAGTCGGCGCGGGGGAACGACCGGGGAATGAGCCGCTAACTGTCGCGGCAGGCTTACTCGGGGAGCCAGTCTTCTGTCAGGACATGGGCCATGTCCCATGGGCACACTTCTGGAAATGCCCCGATATCCAGCCCGGTTTCCTTTTCCGCGAGTGCCTTGGCATCCACCCAGATTTCGTCTATCCACTCGGGGTCCACGAGCATCGGGCCAAGACTGGGTGTTTTTTGAATCCGGCGAACCAGCAGGCGGCGCTGCTCCTTGATCGTCAGCGTCCAGCTGACAGAGCGTTTTTGCGGCTGAAACTTCCATTTGAGGATATGGGCCAGCAGCACAGCCATGCGGCTGGCGAGTTCACGTTGTTCGCTTTTTCCCACGTCTTCAATTTCCTCTGCGATATGTGCGAGATCGAGCTGATCGAAGCGACCTGCGCGAATCAGCCGAGCCTGTTCACTGGCCCATGCCACC
Encoded here:
- a CDS encoding DUF29 domain-containing protein, with protein sequence MKTSYEADVVAWASEQARLIRAGRFDQLDLAHIAEEIEDVGKSEQRELASRMAVLLAHILKWKFQPQKRSVSWTLTIKEQRRLLVRRIQKTPSLGPMLVDPEWIDEIWVDAKALAEKETGLDIGAFPEVCPWDMAHVLTEDWLPE